GCTGGCAGATGAATGGTGAGAGTTTGTCGGTGATGCTGTATGTTTCTGTTCTGACGATATAATCCAAATACCTTATTTATGGCACACTCTGATAGGACTATATCCTAAAAACATGATGTACTTGTAAAATCAAAAAGATCTACAATCTAACTGCAATATAATAGTTATATAAAAGCTATGTAATCTGCAGGACTTTGAGTTGATAGTTTGTGTCACGTGATACTTTGTGGTCACCAGGATTGGGAACCAACATCTAAATAAATGACTGTGAATGCTTTTCAAACTAATAAAtgtaaaagggaaaaaaaccttcTTTGTTTATACTTCACGTTGTATTCATCATAGATGCCTTGCAATACAAGAGTAACTGAAATAAAATGGACTGTATGTCCCATCTTCATCCAAAAGATCAGATTTAAAATAGCTGTTGCCAATTATGTCTGTGTGGGATGCAATTAATGTCCATTGTTGTCTATATTGCAGGACGTACTGCAACACCGACGAGCACCCAGAGCACCGCTACTTGTCCCAGATGGAGGCAATCAAACTCTACCTCAGTGGTCACGAACCCCACCTGCAATGTTAGTAAAACTCTTCTATACATCCTCCATTCCTCGTTCTgctcaaataattaaatatgtgtCACGTATTGTGGCTGGTTGGTGgagacatatgtatatatttgttttgttagGCGATAAGGAGCTGATTCAGGAGGTTCTCTTTGACACGGTGGTGACTGCCCCTTTGGAGGCCTACTGGACGAGCCTCGTGCTCAATAAGTCTGAGTGTGTGATCCACTCTACTCTTTCTTTTCCATGTTCTTATCAGAATGCTACACACATTTGCAGAAattaaatgttaataaaaatgGTAATAATATTTGCATGAAATTACCTTTACAGAAAAACTAAAATCTCCAGCTCTTTAAAAATGGctcttttctgttttattgATGCTGATTGCAAATTATGATTATGCACAAATGTAGGTTACTGTATTTTGTTGTTCTACACAGGAACTCTGATAAAGGGGTGGAGATAGCCTACTTGGGCTCAAGAACAGGCCTGTCCAGAATTAACCTGTTTGTGGTGCCTGACGAGCTAACAAACCAGTAAGTATGCTGAATGTATCCACATCTCTAAGCTTCGCAGTGCATGTATTCATTGTCTTTTTGTTTATGGTTCCAATCAGTAGATATATTGTGATTggtgtcttttttttcatcaactcTGTTTCCCGTCTGCTTCAAGAGACTTTCTGACGGCTGAAGACAAAGAGGGGGTGTTTAACGGCGATCACTTTCCCCTGTGGTACAAGAGAGCCGCGGAACAAGTTCCTGGGACCTTTGTTTACTCTCTCCCTTTCAACTCAGGTTAGTTGTACATTTACAATTTCAAAAGCTGATGAATCAATTATCTCCACAAAGTAAACATTTTTTGGGCTAAGTCAGTTATTACCTTTGAATGATCTTCAGTTCAACACAGTCTCCATTAGTGGTGCGCTATAATGAAACTGATGTCACCGTGAGACTGGCACCACCATAATAAACACACTCACATCTGCTCAAATGCACAATTAAAATGTCATACTCAGATGATTTAACAGGGCCTTTTTCAAATTTCCTTTATCCCCTCGTTTCTTCTTTCACCCATATTTGGTCGTTTTCTCTAGCCATGCGTCTctacctccccttcctctcttaTTAATTCTGGGCTGTGTTCTTGTGGACAGGACTGATTGCTGTGGGTTGAAATAAGATACGTTAGGAGGAGGTTCAACCCTTTCCATTGTGACTTGGCCAGAACACACTTATcgacacacacttacaaaaaagtacatacacacgtgcacgcacacacacaaacacatgcacacatgcacacacacacaagcacctcACGCAGTTTCAGTTTAACTATGTCTCCACAAAATGGTTTCTCTTCTAAAGGGGGAATGTGTTCTCATCTGTCCTCAACCTCAGGCGCTCCATTAGTGCCAGCTAATACAAGTGATCTTATTTACTTGCCGGAATTGCCTTGGATGCACTCTTCCTCTCAGGACCGTGGCAGTTAGCTGTAGCCATGAAATAGTACACTGTGCTATTTATGTTCTTTGTGTCGCTCTTTAAACACCCTGTGGTCAATTCAGAACTAATGTGGAATTATGATATCTGATgtgaactctgtgtgtgtgcctgtgcgtgtTGCGCTTATATTGGATTTTATGTGTGTGGCATAGGATCAGAAAACAAGAGTGTTGTATTGGCCAGCACCGCCATTCAGCTTCTGGATGAGAGGAAATCACCCATAGCTGCGGGTAAGTGGGGACTCAAGTGGCtctttttctctcacacacacacttctacatTGACAGAGGCGGAGATATTCTCTTCTTACACTGCTATGTAGGCTTTGTTTTCCCGGCCTTGCAGTTGTCTAACCAtacttattttcctttttttgagtTGAAACACTCCCTGCCTACATTTACTGACTGTGCTGCTTGGTTTGTCCATGCGCTGCTTGAGCGTATGCTCAGAGGAAGGCGAGAGTGCAGACGTTTAAGTCGTAGAGTATTCATGCCTCCATATAATAATAGAGGCCGGTTTCATAAACGTCTTTTGTGCATTCGTTGTTAGCCTTTTGCTTATTTAAGGCATATTGGGGCCGAGAGGATTTCATGGTGGCCTGCCTCATCTCACGCCCTGGCGACTCAGAAGCCCCACCCTGTCACACCCATATAGTGCAACTTAGTGCACTCAGCAAGTTGATGATATGAAGAACAGCACTTGCTTTCTTTGCCATCAACTTAGTTATAGAGGAAAGAAAGTGCAGATTAAATGGAATAAAGGGAGAAATTTGGTTTAGGATAGAGATTGTAATTGGGGCATTATCTTTAGGAAAgttgtgacatgacatcattcattcTTGTTTTTACATCTGTACGAAGtgaacaactgactgtcaaattaaaaaaaagttcaacTGAATAATATCTCAACAGAATTTAATTATttctgaattataaataatacatactcTAATAATGTCGACCCTTAAAATACAATACTTAATTTTTGAAAAattaattgaactgaattgtcgTTAAATTCAGTTAAATCAGATGTGAAGTTAAAAAAAGCCACGATATTATGTTCTTCTCATCTTCTAAAAAGAGAAATTTGGGTGCATTGACTTTATCTGTGCTTATTGAAAGCGCTTGTTTCAGCTCAATTCAACTCTCTGTTTACAGCATTGTTGTACAAATAACTAATGTATTAGGATTCTGATCCTATTGGGCTGTTaggtttatatattttatttctgtGCCTTAATTTCAGTATTAAATTGGTGGTCAAAATATTTGTGCTTTATCACGTCGTGGTGGCGCTTCACATTGTCACTTTTTATAAATGCCACGGTTTGTCAACATACGAGACATACTGGCCGTGGGAAGAATGAATAATAGATTCTATCGATTCATGGTGAACGACTCTGGtctcactgaccaccgttctcTTTTTGGAGAACGCCATGTGAATTAACTTCTCTGACTCACGTACTTCTCTGACTCTTGGGTCTCTGTGTGAATCTCACTGGAGTCGTGTACTTATCAGAATACAGAATGTTTGATCGGCCGAGTGACATGATTTACAACGAATGTTATTGATCTCTGTGTTTCCTGGCCACAGAGGGCCCCCGCCAAACCAGGTAGTACGCATCTGAACTGGGCAAAGCTGTGTTTTTTACATTGATAGCTTCAGCAACCCAGTAGAAATATCTTCAATGTGGGAGTTGttctattaaaataaaaagtacagTATGTGAAGTATTGCAATCCTTTCCACAGCCCAAAGAACAATTTGGAACATAGAGCATATATTTTGCCTTATATAAACATTTCCTCTCATAATTATCTATTTCAGTTCTCCTGTCAACAAATGAGGTGAGTGCCAGTCGGGTAATCACAAAAAACATCTGGTCAGAGGGAAGAAAAACGGAAGAAAGTGGAAAATATTTTGCAAATGCAGTGATAAAATAAGAGAAGAATTAAAAGGGCAGAGAAAAAGAATTAGTTCATGGTGCCTGAATGCGTTGACATGaaagcagtgcattgtgggtagtctTGGCCTGGGGGAAACCACTGGAGCAGAAGGACAGAGAAGGGAGAGTCTGTGCGGTGCCACAATGCacgcacagatacacacaaacacacacacatgcacatccaGCATCCATCAGATTTTGAGGAGAGCGATCCGCATTCAGCCCACACTTTACACCAGCCCACGGTATTATTTGTTACTGACTTGATCTCtgttgttttaacccttgtgttgccttagggtcattttgacccgaatcaatattacaccctccccccgccttaggattaatttgaccccattcaatgtttaatgtcggtgttctttcggtagtcaacaaacaaacataaagtgcctcacacttaaacttggaaaacaatattaattctaataattttctggaggttttaattgctggcgtcaaattgaacccaaagggtaaaatatgttagtaaatataaaggtaacaggagggtgaaacattgaatcgggtcaaaatgacccagaggcggggggagggtgtaatattgattcgggtcaaaatgaccctaaggcaacacaagggttaagataatAGCATTCACTAAAATGCTGTTTAGCAGCAATTTAAAATGACCAATCAGTAAGAAGGTTTCATGATGATCCTATTTATACATTGGGTGCTGATATTAGAGTACAGTAATAACAATCATGCCCGTCACATCGGGCGATGTCTGCAAAGCTGATTTTATATAAGAGAGTCAGATGTGAGGAGAGATGTAGGCTGGAATGCAAATTTAGCGTGGGCCGGTTAGGGCCAGTTTTCACTGCCCTGTGCTCCACTGAGCTGTGGACTTGTGAATACGCGATACACTAAGTGAAAAGGACaggctgatgacatcacacgccacTGGCCCTGCAGACATCACTTGAGTCACAATGTTACCGTGTTCGTACATACACGCGTGTGTATTCCagcgtgtgtgcgtttgtggtCACATCCTCAGCCACGTGCAGCGAGTCTGCTGCCGTAATATACAAAGCTACAAAACTCCGGTCAGGCGTTAAGACCAAAGCCATCTGTGTACATTCATGAGCCTCCACACCACACTGGCTAAGCTGTAAATCACTGCTGATGGCAAATCATCGACATATGGATCATAACTAAACACATCACAAGTAGCTATTTTACAGTTAACCAGTGAACTctatcagaaaaaaagaaggttgggcaatatccatatttatatataatgtaaatattCTCTCATAAATAGCTAAATATATAGGTTATATCAACTGTGATTCACACTATTTTTGTAGAAATATGGGTGCGTTTCACCATTTCCTCTTGACAGGTTATGAAACACAATAATGATTCAAGAGAAAGTTAATGAATCCAAAATCCAAAATAATTTGAATTGTAACACATTACAGTGAGAGGGGCAACAATATGTATGCAATGTCTGCTAATTTCAAGAttacttgtttattttttatataatactGTAAAATACAAACATCTGAGCAAAATGCAAATTGAGTCATCCCAAAACCATTATTAGTTAAGTAATTAATGGCatctgaagaaaaataaaagttattATTTTAGCATGTAAAAATATACAGAGCAAATGAAGAAATCTGTGTTTGCTGATTAGGGTTTAAAATACGTTCTCCAAGTAATTGTTCATGCCTTTTTAAATTAGTTGCCAGTAGACATATAGTAATCAGGTAAAATACCTCCCTTTATTTTCAATTTGAATGACATGACTACCGTTAACAACTGAAGATCTAAACGTCTTTGTATGTAGGCGTGGGCAGAAGGATGATAATTCAAACTCATAAAGCTTTAAAGTTATCAGACAACAACAAGGCTGAGACCAGGTTTTGTTGCTGTTTTTGTTGGTTTCATTATTGCTTCAATAAATTTCACTTTAGTTGTCAGAAAAATATCCTTTAAGAAAACACATATCCTTCTCAAAACTATATCACGCTATTAGGCACGGACTCTTAAATTCTTTATACATTTTCTGTATACAGTAtacatctccacacacacacacatgaacaaattAAATACTTACACAAACACTCATTTTTGTTCTCATACTCTCACATCAATGATATTAACAACTTTACTTAAATGACAGCAGCTGCCTACGATGAGTTATCTCAAAATCAGACTCACAATTATAAACAACAACCAAAAGGAAACTAATTCTGAAATCCATTTTTTAATACGAGAGCTTTACTAGCATACCTACAagtacacaaatataaatatatagcaaTTTGTTCTTATCTGTGATatgcatttttcaaaaaaatggaattgattccttttttattctttgGCCTGCCCCACGAACCCGCATACAGTAGAAGGTACTCTTCTCATCAGTGCATAGTCAAATAGTTGTGGAGTTTAGCTACCCAAGTCTCAGAAAGGAgcatatgcacatacataaaGAACCAcactctcttcttttttctcacacatgcaataacacacacatggcaTCCATAGCAGATTAGGTTAAAGGGTTGAGGCCCAGGTTTTAGGTCCAGTGTTCATGTTATCATCTCTTAGGCGATAGCATTCTCCAGCGGTTCCTTCCCATCTGCAGTGGCGTGATCCGCCCTCTGTGTTGCTGCCAACTCCTCGTTCTTCTTAAGATCCCGCTGATATTTAGCCATGATAGCGGCATAAGTGCAGCCGTACACTGCTGCAACCAGCATCATGAGAAACACAATCCCACACACGACGccagtgatgattactgtggCAATTGCATGGCGCAAGTTGACAGGCCTGTGCTTCTGCTTAGGTTCACACTCTGGcaaaccccctcctcctcctcctcctcctactcctcctcctactcctcctcctccaccaccgaaACCCTCCCCCATTGCCATGGGGACATGGATAGCGTGGCTCGAGGGATGAGCATGGTTACCATGGGTGTGGCCACGCAGTAGCCTCTCATTCTCCAAGTGGTGTATGTTAGCAAACAGGTAATGGTAGCTTGTGGTCATGCAGGTGTGGAAGAGCTGGTAAGGTACTTTCTGCAGGTCTTTTTCCTTCATTTCTTCTGGCTGGGAGCAAAGCACCTCATCCACCACTCCACCTTGGGATCAGAGTTACACAGTTAGTTTAGAGGAGACCCACTGATGGTCAGGAAGGAAAAGTGCAGGCATGCATCAGTCTGTTATTGTGTATTATAAGAACATTACCTTATGTAAATTGtccattttctttttgacaGGAGGCCACAGTTGTTCTCATCAAAGTTAAGCCTAAACCAGCCCATTACTCAAGATATTTATTATTAGCAAGTTTGATTTGATTACCACTTTAACCACTGGATTTCAATTAATCAAGTCTGTTgtcaaaaaaagcaaaagagtTCAAACTTCATCAGCTTCCCACTGTTTGTATCTTAAATCTCTGTTATTATTCATCTGGCTCAATATTCATGTTGAGTGTGCTCTGTCACACCCTTCTTTCAGCCTGCCTGATTAACCAGCTGGCTTCTGATAAAGTTACAATAAAGCTGCAGTGTTATATTGTCATctaactttactttactttaaatattaTAAGTCGTCACTACACATCATCCAATCCAGCTCTTACGTGCATGTGGTCAACTCCACAGCCCTCATCAGATGTTGATAATAGTTTTAATGCAAAAAAGCAACCCACAATAGTAAAAGCTTAAACACCCTACATTTCATCCACAGCTTCACACCaaacagcatcacacacacacacacacacacacacacacacacacacacacacacacacacacacacacacacactcattccagCATCTAAAAGGCCTGTTCTTAACTCCACTATGTAAATCCCTGCAAGCGCAacatatgtaaacatgtgaagTCCATCTATTTTAATTGTTAAAATATCTTTTCCTATTGTATTGTTAATGTTACAACATAGTTGATTCATTTCTAATTTCTAACTTTCTAGACATTGCTGCATCTTTTACCTGGAGCTACTAGTGGTCTAACCTTTAAAGAGGTAGGTCTCCAGCCAGAGTTTGAGGCCCATGATCTGACAGTCACACCTCCAGGAGTTACTTCGTAGTGTGAGGCTGTCCAGATGGGTCAGGGCCTCCAACATGGAGCGGTCCAATCGGGTTAGCCGGTTGTGTGCTAGCCCCAGGTGGCTTAGGTTCCTCAAACTATCACCTATAGCTCCTGGCAAACCCCACAGGCTGCAGGTAGGGCCATGGCAAGGAAACAACGTAAGATACATTGGTAAGATACATTTTACACTGTGCATTATTGACAATTGACAAATAACAACATTTGATCTGTCAGTTTTGTTGCTTAACCTGTTGTGTGAGAGGTCAAGGTGTGAAAGCGAGCGGATAGGCCCAAGCAACCGCTTGTCAAGCTCTCTCAGGCTGTTGTAGGCCAGGTTGAGACGCTGTAGAGTTCTGAGACCAAGCAGGGCAGTCGGTGAAACGGATGTTATGGAGTTATTCGATAGATCGAGAATGCGGACAAGCGGTATTTCTCGGAAAGCCATTGATCCCAGGCCCCTGATACGATTAT
The genomic region above belongs to Pseudoliparis swirei isolate HS2019 ecotype Mariana Trench chromosome 9, NWPU_hadal_v1, whole genome shotgun sequence and contains:
- the LOC130199194 gene encoding leucine-rich repeat and transmembrane domain-containing protein 1; the protein is MQAAQERLADMRVVLVCALLSLFSLSHACPKECNCNSNTKVVDCRGRGLYDIPRRLHPDTQELYLQDNRIRGLGSMAFREIPLVRILDLSNNSITSVSPTALLGLRTLQRLNLAYNSLRELDKRLLGPIRSLSHLDLSHNSLWGLPGAIGDSLRNLSHLGLAHNRLTRLDRSMLEALTHLDSLTLRSNSWRCDCQIMGLKLWLETYLFKGGVVDEVLCSQPEEMKEKDLQKVPYQLFHTCMTTSYHYLFANIHHLENERLLRGHTHGNHAHPSSHAIHVPMAMGEGFGGGGGGVGGGVGGGGGGGGLPECEPKQKHRPVNLRHAIATVIITGVVCGIVFLMMLVAAVYGCTYAAIMAKYQRDLKKNEELAATQRADHATADGKEPLENAIA